One region of Pseudoalteromonas galatheae genomic DNA includes:
- the leuB gene encoding 3-isopropylmalate dehydrogenase, with protein sequence MSQTNYKIAVLAGDGIGPEVMQAAELVLDKVATKFNFALEKSPQAIGGAAIDQFGEALPAATLAACEAVDAILFGSVGGPKWEHLPPNEQPERASLLPLRKHFQLFCNLRPAQLLPALSAASPLRSDISQQGFDILCVRELTGGIYFGEKGRQGEGESEAAFDTQTYSRKEIERIARFAFDAARLRSNHVTSVDKANVLATSVLWREVVNEVAKEYPDVTLDHIYIDNAAMQLVKQPSQFDVLLCDNLFGDILSDECAMITGSMGLLPSASLNQSGFGLYEPAGGSAPDIAGKGVANPIAQILSAALMLRYSLGQDEAARAIEKAVAEAVKDGVGTSDIYPQAGFTTMDVAQAIVDRV encoded by the coding sequence ATGAGTCAAACAAACTACAAAATCGCAGTACTAGCTGGAGATGGAATTGGTCCAGAAGTGATGCAAGCCGCCGAGCTGGTATTAGATAAAGTGGCGACTAAGTTCAACTTTGCTTTAGAAAAATCACCACAAGCGATTGGTGGTGCGGCTATAGACCAATTTGGTGAAGCTTTACCTGCGGCGACATTGGCCGCATGTGAAGCCGTTGATGCGATTCTATTTGGCTCTGTGGGTGGGCCTAAATGGGAGCATTTACCGCCAAATGAGCAACCAGAACGGGCATCTTTATTACCGCTTAGAAAGCACTTCCAGCTTTTTTGTAATTTGCGTCCTGCGCAGCTATTACCCGCATTGAGCGCAGCCTCTCCACTACGCAGTGACATTAGCCAGCAAGGTTTTGATATTTTATGCGTCCGTGAGCTTACTGGCGGGATTTATTTTGGCGAAAAAGGTCGCCAAGGTGAGGGCGAAAGCGAGGCGGCGTTTGATACGCAAACCTATTCGCGCAAAGAAATCGAACGCATTGCCCGTTTTGCTTTTGATGCCGCGAGACTTAGAAGCAATCATGTGACATCTGTAGACAAAGCCAACGTGCTGGCAACCAGTGTACTGTGGCGTGAAGTGGTCAATGAAGTCGCAAAAGAATACCCAGATGTGACGCTTGATCACATCTATATCGACAACGCTGCGATGCAGTTGGTAAAGCAACCAAGCCAGTTTGATGTCTTACTGTGCGACAACCTGTTCGGTGACATCCTTTCTGATGAATGTGCAATGATCACCGGTTCCATGGGGTTATTACCATCGGCAAGTCTAAATCAATCGGGTTTTGGCTTATATGAGCCAGCGGGCGGCTCAGCACCAGATATCGCCGGTAAAGGGGTGGCAAACCCAATCGCACAAATCTTAAGTGCCGCGCTGATGCTACGTTATTCATTGGGGCAAGACGAAGCGGCACGCGCAATTGAAAAGGCAGTAGCAGAGGCGGTGAAAGATGGTGTAGGTACATCGGATATCTATCCTCAAGCAGGGTTTACTACTATGGATGTCGCGCAAGCGATCGTCGACAGGGTTTAA
- the leuC gene encoding 3-isopropylmalate dehydratase large subunit, with the protein MAKTLYDKIWQSHVVAKLNEQTDLLYIDRHLVHEVTSPQAFAGLREQNRPVRCPEKTFATMDHNVSTKSRSIDAASEVSKNQLQALAQNCEEFGIVLYDLNSINQGIVHVMGPEQGITLPGTTIVCGDSHTSTHGAFGALAHGIGTSEVEHVLATQTLQQKKAKSLKIQVNGVLRPTVTAKDLILAVIGQLGTAGGTGYVAEFCGTGIEALSMEARMTLCNMSIEMGAKAGLIAPDEKTFAYLRGRPFAPQGEDFDAAVHYWKTLHSDADAEFDRVVELDADSVQPQVTWGTSPEQVIGINDLVPNPDDEPNLVKADAMRSALKYMGLTAGQRLSDAKVDTVFIGSCTNSRIEDLRAAAQVVAGKRVAAGVEALIVPGSGLVKQQAEQEGLADIFKAAGFEWREPGCSMCLAMNDDRLGAEKRCASTSNRNFEGRQGRGGRTHLVSPAMAAAAAIAGHFTDIRGEAS; encoded by the coding sequence GTGGCAAAAACATTATACGATAAAATTTGGCAATCTCATGTGGTTGCTAAATTAAACGAGCAAACCGATCTCTTGTACATTGACCGTCATCTAGTACATGAAGTCACTTCACCGCAGGCGTTTGCGGGATTAAGAGAGCAGAATCGTCCGGTAAGATGTCCAGAAAAAACCTTTGCGACAATGGATCATAATGTCTCGACTAAGAGCCGTTCGATTGATGCTGCCAGTGAGGTGAGCAAAAACCAGCTGCAAGCGTTGGCACAAAACTGTGAAGAGTTCGGCATTGTACTTTACGATTTGAATTCCATTAACCAAGGCATAGTGCACGTAATGGGACCTGAGCAAGGGATCACTTTGCCGGGTACAACGATTGTATGTGGCGATAGCCATACCTCAACGCATGGCGCATTTGGAGCGCTGGCTCACGGTATTGGTACATCAGAGGTTGAACATGTGCTGGCCACGCAAACATTACAACAGAAAAAAGCCAAATCGTTAAAAATTCAGGTGAATGGCGTATTGCGCCCGACCGTGACTGCAAAAGACTTGATCCTCGCTGTAATTGGGCAATTAGGCACAGCTGGTGGCACTGGCTATGTGGCTGAGTTTTGTGGGACGGGGATCGAAGCGCTGTCGATGGAAGCGCGGATGACGCTGTGTAATATGAGTATTGAAATGGGGGCGAAAGCTGGCTTGATCGCACCTGATGAGAAAACCTTTGCGTATTTACGTGGTCGCCCATTTGCACCTCAAGGCGAAGACTTTGACGCTGCGGTGCACTACTGGAAAACCCTGCATAGCGACGCAGATGCTGAATTTGATCGTGTTGTGGAGCTGGATGCTGACAGTGTGCAACCTCAAGTAACCTGGGGGACAAGCCCAGAGCAAGTCATTGGGATTAATGATCTAGTACCTAACCCTGACGATGAACCTAATTTAGTCAAAGCGGATGCGATGCGCAGTGCGCTGAAATATATGGGCCTCACAGCAGGACAAAGGCTAAGCGATGCCAAAGTCGACACCGTATTTATTGGCTCTTGCACCAATAGCCGTATTGAAGATTTACGTGCAGCGGCACAAGTGGTGGCGGGCAAGCGCGTAGCAGCAGGCGTTGAAGCGCTTATCGTCCCAGGATCTGGATTAGTAAAGCAGCAAGCCGAACAAGAGGGCTTAGCCGATATTTTCAAAGCTGCGGGATTTGAGTGGCGCGAACCGGGCTGCTCTATGTGCTTGGCAATGAACGATGATCGCCTTGGTGCAGAAAAACGCTGTGCATCGACCTCAAACCGTAACTTTGAAGGGCGCCAAGGGCGAGGCGGTCGTACGCATTTGGTGAGTCCAGCAATGGCTGCCGCAGCGGCAATTGCAGGTCACTTTACTGATATTCGAGGGGAGGCGTCATGA
- the leuD gene encoding 3-isopropylmalate dehydratase small subunit: MSVFHKGLVAPLDKNNVDTDQIIPKQFLTSTSRDGFDKALFYDWRYLEDGQPDPDFVLNNRQYQGASILLTRDNFGCGSSREHAPWALKQYGFTVILAESFADIFFNNCGNNQMLCIALPASTLDTLFDACEQQSQVHLSIDLEAQQISGSGIAPIDFEVREDIKARLLSGLDFIGETELLNAQIDAFEQQLATIRPWQ; encoded by the coding sequence ATGAGCGTGTTTCACAAGGGCCTAGTTGCGCCACTAGACAAAAACAATGTTGATACAGACCAAATTATTCCCAAGCAGTTTTTAACTTCAACCAGCCGCGATGGATTTGATAAAGCGCTGTTTTATGATTGGCGCTATCTTGAAGATGGCCAGCCAGATCCGGACTTTGTGCTTAACAATCGACAATATCAGGGCGCGTCAATCTTGTTAACCCGTGACAACTTTGGTTGTGGCTCGTCTCGTGAGCATGCCCCTTGGGCACTAAAACAATATGGTTTTACCGTGATCTTAGCCGAGAGCTTTGCCGATATCTTTTTTAACAATTGTGGTAATAACCAAATGCTTTGCATTGCGTTGCCAGCCAGCACGTTAGATACGCTCTTCGATGCATGTGAGCAACAATCACAAGTGCATTTGAGTATTGATCTAGAAGCGCAGCAGATCAGCGGATCAGGTATAGCACCAATTGACTTTGAGGTGCGAGAAGACATCAAAGCACGCCTCTTGAGTGGTCTTGACTTTATCGGTGAGACTGAATTATTGAATGCCCAAATTGATGCCTTTGAGCAGCAGCTTGCTACGATAAGGCCTTGGCAATAA